In Streptomyces sp. ML-6, the genomic stretch ACGAATTGCGGGGGCTTCTGACCAGGCGCCAGGCGTTCGGGCACGGGCTGCTTCGGCTGGCTGCCGGTGAAGGCGGTGGACCCGTCGCCGATGAGCCGGAACACGCTCTTGGGCGCAGCCTCGGGGGCCTTCTTCTTCGCCCCGGCAGCCTTCTCCGCCCCCGGGGCGCGCTTCGCGGCTTCCGGACCGGCGGCGCCGACGTCCGGACCGGAGGAACAACCCGCCATTCCTGCGGTCAGCGCAACGACCGTGACACCCAGGGCGACCCGCCGGGCGGTCCTCGCCGTGGCGGCCTTCCTCGTGACGGTTCCCCTCCTGGCGACCCTTCCCCGGACGGCTCCCCTCGTGGCGGCCTTCTTCGTGGCGGCCATCATCCGCCCACCCTCTTCCTTGCAAGTGATTTGCGCTGAAAGTGCCCACGCGGCGCGGCCAAGGTCGCATGGGGCCCACCAGAATCAGCACGACAGGCCATATGAAAAGCTACTTATTCACCCGATTGGGTTTATAAATCGTCTATTTGATCCCAACCGTGGACATGAATCTTTACTCTCCATTACGATCTGTTTACCGAGAGTTGAGAAATCCCGCCGCTGCACGCCGTGACCCACGGCCGCGTCCCACATTCCGCGACCGCGCTGCCCGGAGGAGACGGGAACATGTCCGCTTGCGCCCCCATTCGTCATAACCGCACGTCCCGCAGCTCGCGCCCACCGCGCGCCTCGGGAGTCAAGCGACCGCACAGCCCGCCGCGACCGCCTGCCAAAAGGCGGTTCCACATCGCGGGCTCCGATCTGTCCGCCTCGATCACTGTCTTCCTGCTTGCCGTCCCCATGTCGCTCGGCCTCGCCGTCGCCATGGACGCCCCGCTCCAGGCCGGGCTCATCTCCGCCGCCATCGGCGGTATCGTCGCCGGGCTGCTCGGCGGCACCCCTCTCCAGGTCAGCGGCCCGTCCGCCGGACTGACCGTGGTGACAGCCGAGTTGATCCACCTCTACGGCTGGCGCACCACCTGCGCGATCACCATCGGTGCCGGACTGCTGCAGATCCTGCTGGGTTCGATCCGGGCAGCACGCAGCGCCCTCGCCGTCAGCCCCGCCATCGTGCACGGGACCCTCGCCGGAATCGGCGTGGCCATCGCGCTCGCCCAGTTGCACATCGTGCTCGGCGGCTCGCCACAGAGCTCAGCAGTGGCCAATGTGCTTTCCCTGCCGGACCAGTTGAGCCGGTTCTCCCCCGCCGCTCCATTGATCGGCGTCCTGACCATCGCCGTTCTGGTCCTGTGGCCAAGACTTCCGGGACGGGGCGGCCGAGCGGTACGGAGAATCCCGGCCGCCCTCGCCGCCGTGGTGACCGCCACGGCGGTGGCCGCGGTCGCCGCACCCGGCATCGCCCGCGTCGACCTGCCCTCCTGGCGGTCGCACGCCTTCCCGGAGATGCCGCACGGGCCCGTACTGGCCCTGGCCACTGCGGTGTTCACGGTGATGCTGGTGGCCAGCCTGGAGTCGTTGCTCGCCGCGGTCGCCGTGGACAAGCTGTCGGCCGGCCGCGCCGCCGAGCGAACGGCCGCCCGGCCCGATACCAGCTCACCGACGGCGCCCACGCCCACTGCACCTGTGGCTCCGGCGTCGGGCAGGGGTCCGTCGCCCGGCTCGACCGGCCTTCCCGTTCCGCCCCTCAAGCGTTCCGACCTCGACCGCGAACTACGGGCCCAGGGCATCGCCAACGCCCTGTCCGGGCTGGTGGGCGGGCTGGCGGTGTCCGGTGGCGCGGTGCGCAGCTCGGCGAATGTGCGTGCCGGGGCCACGGGACGTGCCTCCACCGTGCTGCACGGGGTCTGGATGCTGCTCGCCACCGTGCTGCTCGTCACCGTGCTGGAGTGGATCCCGCTGGCGGCGCTCGCCGCACTGGTGATGATGGTCGGCATCCAGATGGTGAATTTCGCCCACATCCGCAATGTCCACAAGCACCGCGAGTTCCTGGTGTACGGGGCGACGATCACCGGTGTCCTGCTCTTCGGGGTGCTCAAGGGGGTGGCGATCGGCATCGCTGCGGCCGTGGCCATGGCACTGCACCGGTTGGGCCGGACCCGGATCACGGTGACCGAACAAGGCGGGCAGCATCTGGTCGTCGTGCGGGGGCAGTTGACGTTCCTCGCGGTGCCCCGGCTCAGCCGGACGCTCGGCCAGCTGCCCCAGGGCGGTGACGCCGTCGTCGAGCTGGACGGCTTCTTCATGGACCATGCGGCGTACGAGGCGATCCAGGACTGGAGCAACGCCCAGACCGCCCATGGCGGCAGGGTTGTGTTCACCGGGAGGTCCGGCGGCCGGATCGCCGAGCCGGCCTCGGCGGCGCACTCCTGCTGCCGCCCGTGGACGCCGTGGCGCAACCATCACTGCCACGACGAGCCCACCCGCGTGCCCGCGCTCCGCCATGACACCGGTGCACCCTTCGCCAAAGCCTCCTTCGCCAAGGCTCCTTTCGCCGAGGCCCTCTCCGGCTCGGGTCCCGTCTCCGTCCTCGACATCGGCATCGGCATCGGCACGGCCCCTGCCCACGATGCCGGCACGGGCTGGAGCGCCTCCCCCGGCAATGCGCTCGACAACGCCCCGGGCCCCGTCGAACCCACTGCTCCCACAGGCCCCGTCGAACCCGCCGGTCCCGTCACAGCCGACGCCCCGGCGGGCCACGCCCCGCCCGGCATCAGCAGCCGAACAGCCGGTCTTTCTCCCGGCTCGTCCACCGGCTCACCCATCGTTCCGTCCGCCGCCCCGGTGGCCGCCCCAAGCACCCCACGCATCACCGCACCCAACGCCCCGACCGATGGCGCATCGTCCGCTGGCACCCCGACCGACAGCACATCGCCCCGTGGAGCCTCGACCGGAAACGCCTCGTCCGGTGGTGTCCAGGCCTACGGAGCCCCCATCGGCAGCGTCCCGATCGGCGGCATCCCCACCGGTGGCGTCCCAGCAGGCGGCACGCCACGCAGGACGGGGGGCGACCGGCTGGTCAGCGGTCTGAGTTCGTTCCAGCGCAACACCGCCCCGTTGGTGCGCGGTGAGCTGGCCCGGCTGGCCCTCGAGGGACAGCGCCCGTCCCAGCTCTTCATCACCTGCGCCGATTCCCGGCTGGTCACCAGCATGATCACGGCGAGCGGCCCGGGGGACCTGTTCACCGTGCGGAACATCGGCAATCTGGTGCCCCTGCCGGACACCGAGTCGGGGGACGATTCGGTGGGCGCCGCGATCGAGTACGCGGTGGACGTGCTGAAGGTCGAGTCCATCACCGTCTGCGGGCACTCCGGCTGCGGCGCGATGCAGGCCCTCCTCGGCGGCGAACCGGACCAGGACGCTCCCCCCACCGCGCTGTGGCGGTGGCTGAGACACGGGCTGCCGAGCCTCAACAGAATGACGTCCCGGAATCACGCCTGGGCCCGGATCTCCGGACGGCTTCCGGCCGATGCGCTCGAACAGCTGTGCCTCACCAATGTGGTCCAGCAGCTGGACCATTTGCGGTCCCACGAAGCGGTGGCTCGGCGGCTCGCCGAGGGGACGCTCCAGTTGCACGGGATGTACTTCCATGTGGGCGAGGCGCAGGCGTATCTGCTGACCGAGGAGGCGAGCAGCGGGCTGGCCCTGGACGAGGTCTTCGACCCCGTGGGCCCCGAGGCCACCGACTCCCGCAGACCTGTGTGCTCCACCGCACCCCTCACCCTCCCGCCCCTCACCATCCCACCCATCACCGCCTCGCCCGCCGCCATGTCACCCACCGGCGCATCACCCACCGTTCCGGGTGGTCCTTCCGATACCGGTCCGGGCGCGCCGGAACACACCAAGGCCTGAACCGGTTTCGTCCCCGGTCCGTGAGACCTTGTGGTCCCGCCTCCGCGCG encodes the following:
- a CDS encoding SulP family inorganic anion transporter, yielding MSACAPIRHNRTSRSSRPPRASGVKRPHSPPRPPAKRRFHIAGSDLSASITVFLLAVPMSLGLAVAMDAPLQAGLISAAIGGIVAGLLGGTPLQVSGPSAGLTVVTAELIHLYGWRTTCAITIGAGLLQILLGSIRAARSALAVSPAIVHGTLAGIGVAIALAQLHIVLGGSPQSSAVANVLSLPDQLSRFSPAAPLIGVLTIAVLVLWPRLPGRGGRAVRRIPAALAAVVTATAVAAVAAPGIARVDLPSWRSHAFPEMPHGPVLALATAVFTVMLVASLESLLAAVAVDKLSAGRAAERTAARPDTSSPTAPTPTAPVAPASGRGPSPGSTGLPVPPLKRSDLDRELRAQGIANALSGLVGGLAVSGGAVRSSANVRAGATGRASTVLHGVWMLLATVLLVTVLEWIPLAALAALVMMVGIQMVNFAHIRNVHKHREFLVYGATITGVLLFGVLKGVAIGIAAAVAMALHRLGRTRITVTEQGGQHLVVVRGQLTFLAVPRLSRTLGQLPQGGDAVVELDGFFMDHAAYEAIQDWSNAQTAHGGRVVFTGRSGGRIAEPASAAHSCCRPWTPWRNHHCHDEPTRVPALRHDTGAPFAKASFAKAPFAEALSGSGPVSVLDIGIGIGTAPAHDAGTGWSASPGNALDNAPGPVEPTAPTGPVEPAGPVTADAPAGHAPPGISSRTAGLSPGSSTGSPIVPSAAPVAAPSTPRITAPNAPTDGASSAGTPTDSTSPRGASTGNASSGGVQAYGAPIGSVPIGGIPTGGVPAGGTPRRTGGDRLVSGLSSFQRNTAPLVRGELARLALEGQRPSQLFITCADSRLVTSMITASGPGDLFTVRNIGNLVPLPDTESGDDSVGAAIEYAVDVLKVESITVCGHSGCGAMQALLGGEPDQDAPPTALWRWLRHGLPSLNRMTSRNHAWARISGRLPADALEQLCLTNVVQQLDHLRSHEAVARRLAEGTLQLHGMYFHVGEAQAYLLTEEASSGLALDEVFDPVGPEATDSRRPVCSTAPLTLPPLTIPPITASPAAMSPTGASPTVPGGPSDTGPGAPEHTKA